From the bacterium genome, one window contains:
- a CDS encoding 5-formyltetrahydrofolate cyclo-ligase yields MDKSRLRRPALIKRRALSSAFRAHAAELILEKLLSDKRWKTSIRVGCYLAMPEEVPTQLILEQAWQVGKQVAVPVVSPDRRQMHFQQLDSLDQLAPGPLGILQPRVPASKVRFGRQDLLLIPGVAFDTHGNRIGMGKGFYDRYLPDCLAHRCGIAFDIQLVSQLPSAPYDIPVDMLVTEKRIMHSLHPSSQHHPGELPA; encoded by the coding sequence ATGGATAAATCCCGGTTGCGCCGACCTGCGCTGATAAAACGCCGTGCCTTATCCTCTGCGTTTCGGGCACACGCTGCTGAATTGATTTTGGAAAAACTCCTGTCTGACAAGCGCTGGAAAACGTCTATCCGGGTTGGATGCTATCTGGCCATGCCGGAGGAAGTCCCCACACAGCTTATCCTTGAGCAGGCCTGGCAAGTTGGAAAACAGGTGGCCGTGCCGGTCGTTTCCCCGGACCGTCGGCAAATGCATTTTCAACAGCTTGATTCTCTTGATCAATTAGCACCCGGACCACTGGGTATTTTACAACCGCGTGTTCCTGCGTCCAAAGTCCGCTTTGGCCGGCAGGATCTACTACTGATTCCCGGTGTCGCCTTTGATACCCATGGCAACCGAATCGGTATGGGCAAAGGATTTTATGACCGTTATCTTCCCGACTGTCTTGCGCATCGCTGTGGCATCGCCTTTGATATCCAACTTGTTTCACAGCTACCTTCCGCGCCGTATGATATCCCCGTGGATATGCTTGTTACAGAAAAACGGATTATGCACTCTTTGCATCCTTCTTCTCAGCACCATCCCGGCGAATTGCCTGCTTAA
- the recF gene encoding DNA replication/repair protein RecF, which produces MNITHLITNNFRNIENGSVSFSDGINVLYGSNAQGKTNIIEAIYLVGTTKSFRKAEDEQFIRFSEDVSKIEARISKQGIEKDVKYLFDRTKSKKLFVNDKQVYKHADYLGSLNVTLFCPEDLMLLKGDASYRRRFMDILFCQIDKSYLFDLMNYQKILKHRNNALKEIRDNQANPSIKEPWDIQIAQYATKISQKRSKNICEINKIAEKKHFFLNKSEQLKVSYSDSICGSHEISPADYEKAFVDKQKRVHHEELRKGWTMIGPHRDDLEISINGINTRIFGSQGQKRSVAISIRMAEVDFIYQVAEEYPVLLLDDIFSELDDYRKKKLMDILDKRMQIFITGTEKTQFLPLESRARSFNILNGKAVNEGHAS; this is translated from the coding sequence ATGAACATAACTCATTTAATTACAAACAATTTTAGAAACATAGAGAATGGATCAGTGTCATTTTCTGATGGTATCAATGTGCTGTATGGGAGCAATGCCCAGGGAAAAACCAATATTATCGAGGCAATCTATCTTGTGGGTACCACAAAATCCTTTAGAAAAGCAGAGGATGAACAGTTTATCCGGTTTTCTGAGGATGTGTCTAAAATAGAAGCGCGGATAAGTAAGCAGGGGATTGAAAAAGATGTAAAATATCTATTTGACAGGACTAAAAGTAAAAAACTTTTTGTAAATGATAAGCAAGTTTACAAGCATGCGGACTATCTTGGCAGCTTGAATGTTACGCTATTCTGTCCTGAAGATTTGATGCTGCTAAAAGGTGATGCTTCCTACCGAAGGCGCTTTATGGATATCCTATTTTGCCAGATCGATAAGTCATATTTGTTTGATTTAATGAATTATCAAAAAATTTTGAAGCACAGAAATAATGCGCTAAAGGAAATTCGTGACAATCAAGCCAATCCATCAATAAAAGAGCCATGGGATATACAAATTGCACAGTATGCAACCAAAATATCGCAAAAAAGAAGTAAAAACATATGTGAAATTAACAAAATAGCAGAGAAAAAGCACTTTTTTCTCAATAAAAGTGAACAATTAAAGGTTTCATACAGTGATTCAATATGTGGTAGTCATGAGATAAGCCCTGCGGATTACGAAAAAGCCTTTGTAGATAAGCAAAAGAGAGTACATCACGAAGAGCTACGGAAAGGGTGGACAATGATCGGGCCACATCGCGATGACCTGGAAATAAGTATTAACGGCATAAATACAAGGATTTTTGGGTCACAGGGGCAGAAAAGGTCGGTTGCGATCAGTATCCGCATGGCAGAAGTAGATTTTATTTATCAAGTCGCCGAGGAGTATCCGGTGCTGCTTTTGGATGACATTTTCTCGGAACTGGACGACTATCGAAAAAAAAAATTGATGGACATACTGGATAAAAGGATGCAAATATTTATCACAGGTACAGAGAAAACACAATTCCTTCCGCTGGAAAGCAGGGCTCGGAGTTTTAATATTTTGAATGGAAAGGCAGTAAACGAGGGACATGCATCATAA
- a CDS encoding HAMP domain-containing protein yields the protein MKNKQETDKLFSERRQAKETDFPEFTEKIKTGLHLKFTIAITLVIVGIISVFFLFFHQIAVLSVQSESDHWGFDLAKSLARQLEQGVKPGAPAMGLLGQALLGLEAVAYVQVIYSDGIAKMHLVKHAEQEVTNLSADERLLQTPLKVIYSQEAGKNILEYRVPAKVKGTADTLTQQEVAHPIVRVGILKQSRHETKQLRSFTIAGLVALFVILGVGIAWLFSRIIIKPIQRLARAMKLVADETFEFDENGLSLGKRFRRVNDFELNIHTQDEIEQLADEFMVMLKKLEKSYQQLEEIIKDKHVIVQEKSKLAENLKKMNFKNEIIIKERTREVVEKNLRLYEIFEELQFQKEELISMNAQLERISRMKSEFLANMSHELRTPMNSILGFTEVLREKMFGELNEKQEKYLYNIHTSGRHLLQLINNILDISKVEAGKMKLVIEPYSINRVIEEVQNTIRTLAYKKNIHLHAQLAPDVVMHGDASKFKQILYNLLSNAIKFTEEKGEVVIGTKEIKPNTYFEGGPGAESFKVAVESVYLTVRDNGIGIKQEDQERIFIEFEQADQTPKRRYEGTGLGLALTRKLIGLHKGAIWLQSTVDQGTTLSVVLPVKTKPEENENSEEINKG from the coding sequence GTGAAAAACAAGCAGGAAACGGATAAATTATTTTCCGAGCGACGGCAGGCAAAGGAAACTGATTTTCCAGAGTTTACCGAAAAGATTAAGACGGGATTACACCTTAAATTTACCATTGCCATCACGTTAGTGATTGTCGGTATTATTTCGGTGTTTTTTCTTTTTTTTCACCAAATCGCTGTTTTATCTGTGCAGTCGGAATCGGATCACTGGGGATTTGATCTGGCCAAGTCGCTTGCCCGGCAGCTGGAACAGGGGGTAAAGCCGGGGGCGCCGGCAATGGGATTATTGGGACAGGCTTTGTTGGGGCTTGAGGCGGTCGCTTATGTACAGGTGATTTATTCCGACGGCATCGCGAAAATGCATCTGGTCAAGCATGCTGAGCAAGAAGTCACGAACCTTTCAGCAGACGAGAGATTGCTGCAGACACCGCTTAAGGTTATTTATTCACAGGAGGCGGGTAAAAATATTCTGGAGTACAGGGTTCCCGCCAAAGTTAAGGGCACAGCGGACACTCTGACACAGCAGGAGGTGGCGCATCCTATTGTGCGGGTGGGTATTTTGAAGCAATCCCGGCACGAGACAAAGCAGCTGCGCAGTTTTACGATTGCCGGGCTTGTTGCTTTGTTTGTTATTTTGGGTGTGGGGATTGCCTGGCTTTTTTCACGTATTATTATTAAGCCCATCCAACGCTTGGCACGGGCCATGAAGTTGGTGGCGGATGAAACGTTTGAATTTGATGAAAATGGTTTGTCCCTGGGGAAACGTTTCCGGCGTGTCAATGATTTTGAACTGAACATTCATACACAGGATGAAATTGAGCAGCTTGCGGATGAATTTATGGTCATGCTGAAAAAACTCGAAAAATCCTATCAGCAATTGGAGGAGATTATCAAGGATAAGCATGTGATTGTTCAAGAAAAATCCAAACTGGCCGAAAATTTGAAAAAAATGAATTTCAAAAACGAAATTATCATCAAGGAACGAACGCGGGAAGTGGTGGAGAAAAATCTTCGGCTGTATGAAATTTTCGAGGAACTCCAGTTTCAAAAAGAAGAGCTGATCAGTATGAACGCCCAACTGGAAAGAATATCCAGAATGAAATCCGAATTTTTAGCAAATATGTCGCATGAGTTACGCACACCGATGAATTCCATTCTCGGGTTCACGGAGGTTTTGCGGGAAAAGATGTTCGGCGAGTTAAACGAGAAGCAGGAAAAATATTTATATAACATTCACACCTCGGGACGGCATTTATTGCAGCTGATTAACAATATTTTAGATATTTCAAAGGTAGAAGCCGGGAAAATGAAGTTGGTTATCGAACCTTATTCCATCAATCGGGTGATCGAAGAAGTTCAAAACACAATCCGAACATTGGCGTATAAAAAAAATATTCATCTGCATGCACAGCTGGCACCGGATGTTGTTATGCACGGTGACGCCTCGAAGTTCAAACAAATTTTATATAATCTATTGTCCAACGCGATTAAATTTACCGAAGAAAAAGGCGAAGTGGTTATTGGCACCAAAGAAATTAAACCGAACACCTATTTTGAAGGCGGGCCGGGGGCGGAGTCTTTCAAGGTGGCGGTTGAGTCGGTTTACCTTACGGTTCGTGACAACGGCATCGGGATTAAGCAGGAGGACCAAGAACGAATTTTTATTGAGTTCGAACAAGCCGATCAGACGCCTAAACGCAGATATGAAGGCACGGGCCTGGGATTGGCGCTTACGCGCAAACTGATCGGATTGCACAAAGGCGCTATTTGGTTGCAAAGCACGGTGGACCAGGGAACCACTTTGTCGGTGGTTTTACCGGTAAAAACCAAGCCGGAAGAAAATGAAAATTCCGAGGAGATAAATAAAGGATGA
- a CDS encoding DUF721 domain-containing protein, which yields MLAKWENQSKKQEIIMGAIWKKIVGDRIAKNTRVDQIRGKRLIVLTKSAAWMNELTFLKEKIKIEAKNIFSTYNIEVEDIIFKIGQ from the coding sequence TTGCTTGCCAAATGGGAGAATCAGTCAAAGAAGCAGGAAATTATTATGGGCGCAATTTGGAAAAAAATTGTTGGGGACAGGATTGCGAAAAACACCCGGGTTGACCAAATTCGTGGAAAAAGACTCATTGTTTTAACAAAAAGCGCCGCATGGATGAATGAGTTGACTTTTCTAAAGGAAAAGATTAAAATTGAAGCCAAAAATATATTTTCTACATATAATATAGAAGTAGAGGATATTATTTTCAAAATTGGGCAATAA
- a CDS encoding 4Fe-4S dicluster domain-containing protein: MKLEDKLFLVTFNADTESHLSIKDQAVCEKCRDKPCINGCPAACWELEHEKNEVMVAFEGCLECGTCRIICPHDNVDWKYPRGGFGVKYRFG, translated from the coding sequence ATGAAACTCGAAGATAAACTCTTTCTGGTCACCTTCAACGCGGATACAGAATCGCATCTTTCGATCAAGGATCAGGCTGTCTGTGAAAAATGCCGGGACAAACCCTGTATCAATGGTTGTCCTGCCGCCTGTTGGGAATTAGAGCATGAAAAAAACGAGGTCATGGTTGCTTTTGAGGGATGCCTGGAATGCGGGACATGCCGAATCATCTGTCCTCATGACAATGTTGATTGGAAATACCCGCGTGGTGGTTTTGGGGTCAAGTACCGTTTTGGGTGA
- a CDS encoding response regulator gives MINTAVVLIVEDNSLNMELFCDVLVADGFCVLKAEDAGECYKVLQTHMPDIILMDLQLPGKDGYTLIRELLENIAYKAIPIVALTAYAMPEDQEKILATGCQGIITKPINVRDFPKQIKQAIRRDGAEKKDAKSA, from the coding sequence ATGATAAACACAGCTGTGGTCCTGATTGTTGAAGATAATTCGTTGAACATGGAGTTGTTTTGTGATGTGCTCGTAGCGGATGGGTTTTGTGTTCTCAAGGCGGAGGATGCCGGGGAATGTTACAAAGTGCTTCAGACCCATATGCCGGATATCATTCTCATGGATTTGCAATTACCGGGCAAGGACGGCTATACTCTGATTAGGGAGCTCCTTGAGAATATCGCGTACAAAGCCATTCCGATTGTCGCGCTTACCGCTTATGCGATGCCGGAGGACCAGGAAAAAATTTTGGCAACCGGCTGCCAGGGGATTATTACTAAGCCCATCAATGTCCGCGACTTCCCAAAACAAATTAAGCAGGCAATTCGCCGGGATGGTGCTGAGAAGAAGGATGCAAAGAGTGCATAA
- the rsmG gene encoding 16S rRNA (guanine(527)-N(7))-methyltransferase RsmG gives MRIEKLFLESLNSLGIELSKDKVKKFNIYYNQIIFWNEKINITALKDKEDIYIKHFVDSLSIVKAINFSKQSVVDIGTGAGLPGLPLRIVYPELSVTFIDSSKKKIMVLNSILEELDIKDCCLIDNNVENVGRDPKHRERYDIVLSRALGEFNLVSELGIPLLKTSGMLVQYKGPNVDKEVENSLKALHVLSSKIKNSIEFKLPFSNIKRAIVVVEKTQQTEDKYPRKVGIPKKKPLQG, from the coding sequence ATGAGAATTGAAAAATTGTTTTTAGAGAGCCTCAATAGTCTTGGAATTGAATTATCAAAGGACAAAGTAAAAAAATTCAATATCTATTACAACCAAATAATATTTTGGAATGAAAAAATAAATATTACTGCACTGAAGGACAAAGAAGACATCTATATTAAGCACTTTGTTGACTCCCTAAGTATTGTAAAGGCGATAAATTTTTCAAAGCAGAGTGTTGTAGACATTGGGACGGGTGCTGGATTGCCAGGACTACCACTTAGAATAGTATATCCTGAGTTAAGCGTTACATTCATTGATTCGTCAAAAAAAAAAATAATGGTATTGAACAGTATTCTGGAGGAGTTAGATATTAAGGATTGCTGCTTGATTGATAATAATGTTGAGAATGTGGGGAGAGACCCAAAGCATAGAGAAAGGTATGATATTGTCCTTTCAAGAGCTTTGGGAGAGTTCAATTTAGTCTCGGAGCTGGGAATTCCGCTTTTAAAGACATCAGGTATGCTGGTTCAGTATAAGGGACCAAATGTGGATAAAGAAGTGGAAAACTCTTTAAAAGCACTACATGTTTTAAGCTCAAAAATCAAGAATAGCATTGAGTTTAAACTGCCTTTCTCGAATATAAAGCGAGCAATTGTGGTTGTGGAAAAAACACAACAAACCGAGGATAAATATCCCAGAAAAGTTGGGATTCCTAAAAAAAAGCCACTACAGGGCTAA
- the serS gene encoding serine--tRNA ligase, which produces MLDRKLFREQPEMIQQMLKDRCMEFDLDALLARDKQWREMTAQVEKHKAHRNEVSDQIAQKKKKQEDATADITAMRAVSEQIKTQTQTITDLDAQLRDEYLRIPNIPHASVPRGADEKANVEIRKWGETPALFETAKPHWELGESLGMLDTARAAKITGARFVIYRNIGARLERALIQFMLDMQTEQAGYIEIIPPLLANRDSMTGVGQLPKFENDMFKTDEEDFFLIPTAEVPLTNLHRQEILAADQLPIKYAAYTPCFRREAGSYGKDTKGIVRQHQFNKVELVKIVHPEQSYEELEKLVADAEAILQKLNLHYRVVVLSTGDMSFASAKGYDLEVWHGGVKRYWEVSSCSNFEDFQARRASIRFKDTDGKTKFCHTLNGSGLATSRLLPAIMENYQTPDGGITIPEVLCPYMGGKKRITPEGNLE; this is translated from the coding sequence ATGTTAGACCGAAAATTATTTCGCGAACAACCGGAGATGATACAGCAGATGTTAAAAGACCGCTGTATGGAATTTGATTTAGACGCTTTATTGGCGCGGGATAAGCAATGGCGGGAAATGACAGCGCAAGTGGAAAAGCACAAGGCCCACCGCAATGAAGTCAGCGATCAAATTGCGCAAAAGAAAAAAAAGCAAGAAGATGCAACGGCTGATATTACAGCCATGCGCGCGGTTAGCGAGCAAATCAAAACGCAGACCCAGACGATTACAGATTTGGACGCCCAATTACGCGATGAGTATTTGCGTATTCCCAACATTCCGCATGCCTCGGTACCGCGCGGCGCAGACGAGAAGGCAAATGTAGAAATTCGAAAATGGGGAGAAACGCCGGCACTCTTTGAAACCGCCAAACCGCACTGGGAGTTGGGTGAGAGCTTGGGCATGCTCGATACCGCACGTGCTGCAAAAATCACAGGCGCGCGGTTTGTGATTTATCGCAATATTGGCGCACGTTTGGAACGCGCATTGATCCAGTTTATGCTGGACATGCAGACGGAGCAGGCGGGATATATAGAGATCATTCCGCCCTTACTGGCAAACCGTGACTCCATGACCGGTGTGGGACAACTCCCGAAATTTGAAAATGATATGTTCAAGACAGATGAAGAAGATTTTTTTTTAATTCCCACAGCAGAAGTTCCGCTGACCAACCTTCATCGACAGGAAATTCTTGCGGCAGATCAGTTGCCTATCAAGTATGCTGCATATACACCGTGTTTCCGGCGTGAAGCAGGATCCTATGGAAAAGACACCAAAGGGATTGTACGCCAGCACCAGTTTAATAAGGTGGAGCTGGTCAAAATCGTACATCCGGAGCAGTCGTATGAAGAGTTGGAAAAATTGGTAGCAGATGCGGAGGCGATTTTACAAAAACTTAATTTGCATTACCGCGTGGTTGTGCTTTCTACCGGCGACATGTCATTTGCCAGTGCCAAAGGGTATGACCTCGAAGTGTGGCATGGTGGTGTGAAACGCTATTGGGAAGTTTCCTCCTGCTCAAATTTCGAGGATTTTCAAGCACGGCGGGCAAGTATCCGCTTTAAAGATACGGATGGTAAAACCAAGTTTTGTCATACCTTAAACGGATCGGGTTTGGCAACCTCACGTTTGTTGCCTGCGATTATGGAAAATTATCAGACACCGGATGGCGGTATCACGATTCCAGAGGTACTGTGTCCGTATATGGGCGGGAAGAAGCGGATTACGCCGGAAGGAAATTTGGAATAA
- a CDS encoding metallophosphatase family protein, with translation MKRLGVLSDTHIPVRSPILPPKLFSLFKGVDYILHAGDVEVQKVLDELEGIAPVLAVAGNMDSALNSLPLKRQMEIDGIRIGLIHGYGGPRNQIRERIRKQFNKPDVIIYGHTHLPFWGEEAGIWYMNPGSPTDSLFAPYPSVGILEIEYGKINGEIISL, from the coding sequence ATGAAACGTTTAGGTGTTTTATCAGACACACATATACCGGTTCGGTCACCTATCCTGCCGCCCAAATTATTTTCACTTTTCAAGGGCGTGGATTATATACTGCATGCCGGTGACGTAGAAGTCCAGAAAGTACTGGATGAACTCGAAGGCATCGCGCCGGTCTTGGCAGTTGCCGGAAATATGGACAGCGCGTTGAACAGCCTGCCACTGAAACGGCAGATGGAGATAGACGGTATCCGGATTGGTTTAATCCACGGTTATGGAGGCCCGAGGAATCAGATCCGCGAACGTATTCGGAAACAATTTAATAAACCAGATGTGATTATTTATGGACATACTCATCTGCCTTTTTGGGGCGAAGAAGCCGGTATTTGGTATATGAATCCCGGAAGTCCGACGGATTCACTTTTTGCACCCTATCCCTCTGTGGGTATTTTGGAAATAGAGTACGGAAAAATAAACGGGGAGATCATTTCGCTGTGA
- the gyrB gene encoding DNA topoisomerase (ATP-hydrolyzing) subunit B, whose amino-acid sequence MADQLLKQAKDDKPVIPDDGAGTYGADKITVLEGLEAVRKRPAMYIGNTAAEGLHHCVYEVVDNSIDEALAGYCTEINVIIHADNSITITDNGRGIPVELHKQQKKSALEVVMTTLHAGGKFDHNAYKVSGGLHGVGVSCVNALSEWLEVEVRRGGKVFTQAYKRGVPSTKVLSKGDTKKTGTKTIYKADSKIFTVLEYSFDTLAHRLRELAFLNKGIKIRLSDERGDEEKSVNFHYEGGIVAFVKYLNADRNLIHHFPIYFQKEKEGFAVEIAMQYHDGYNENIITFANNISTVEGGMHLVGYKSALTRCANSYAKSRNLIKHEKVSIQGEDIREGLTAVISVKISEPQFEGQTKTKLGNSEVKGWVEEAVNESLSAYFEENPGVTRRIIDKSVNAAQAREAARKAREITRRKGALESDSLPGKLADCSEKDPAGSEIYLVEGDSAGGSAKQGRDRRFQAILPLKGKILNVEKSRIDKILNNEEIRTIITALGCGIGEQEFNIEKARYHKVIIMTDADVDGAHIRTLLLTLFFRQMRQLIEKGYIYIAQPPLYRVKRNKNEKYLDNEAQLDKFLIAAGGAEAKLTRLRDKKQNLVLQGVKLLEFLESAEALSNLRPKLVRRGLALEEYLELRRGSKKLPMYEVMTPIGPQYVYSDEDLEKLIAKIKKTALKEARGDSAVKKTTKKKSVSAGKSKTQAMAKPDLEEAAPEIEEPKYIAVKDIGELRLAEEYLKKIEKNGIDIDKIIAEEKANEDIKKPRVLFNLEINEEQFELFNLEQVSKIIKQAGRKGLTIQRYKGLGEMNPDQLWSTTMDPEYRKLLQVKIEDATRADKIFTVLMGDQVEPRRNFIQKHAPEVKNLDV is encoded by the coding sequence ATGGCGGATCAGCTGCTTAAACAAGCCAAGGATGATAAGCCGGTTATCCCGGATGATGGCGCGGGTACTTATGGGGCGGATAAAATAACCGTTTTAGAAGGGTTGGAAGCTGTACGGAAGCGGCCTGCCATGTACATTGGGAATACAGCAGCAGAAGGATTGCACCACTGTGTCTATGAGGTGGTTGACAATTCAATTGACGAAGCGCTGGCAGGTTATTGCACGGAAATCAACGTAATAATTCATGCGGATAATTCAATTACCATTACAGACAATGGCCGCGGGATTCCGGTGGAATTACACAAGCAACAAAAAAAATCTGCGCTGGAAGTGGTTATGACCACCCTACACGCAGGTGGGAAGTTCGATCACAACGCCTATAAAGTGTCCGGAGGTCTTCATGGTGTGGGTGTGTCATGCGTGAATGCCCTTTCGGAATGGCTTGAGGTCGAAGTGCGGAGGGGCGGCAAGGTTTTTACGCAAGCCTATAAACGCGGTGTCCCGAGCACCAAGGTACTCAGCAAGGGAGATACCAAAAAGACCGGGACCAAGACGATTTATAAAGCGGATTCGAAAATTTTTACTGTATTGGAATACTCCTTTGATACCCTGGCGCATCGGTTGCGCGAACTGGCTTTTCTCAACAAAGGGATTAAGATTCGTTTAAGTGATGAACGCGGGGATGAAGAAAAATCCGTAAACTTCCATTATGAGGGAGGGATTGTGGCGTTTGTGAAGTACCTCAATGCCGACCGCAATCTTATCCATCATTTTCCGATTTATTTTCAGAAAGAAAAAGAGGGTTTTGCAGTAGAGATTGCAATGCAGTATCACGATGGCTACAATGAAAATATTATTACGTTTGCAAATAATATTAGCACGGTGGAAGGCGGCATGCATCTCGTAGGTTATAAATCCGCATTAACCCGTTGTGCCAATAGTTACGCCAAGTCCCGTAATTTAATCAAGCACGAGAAGGTTTCAATCCAGGGGGAGGATATTCGCGAAGGTTTGACTGCCGTTATTTCAGTCAAGATTAGCGAACCGCAATTCGAGGGGCAGACCAAAACCAAATTGGGTAATAGCGAGGTGAAAGGCTGGGTGGAAGAAGCGGTAAATGAATCCTTGTCCGCCTATTTTGAGGAGAACCCGGGCGTAACCCGCCGGATTATTGATAAATCGGTGAATGCCGCCCAAGCCCGTGAGGCGGCGCGTAAAGCGCGTGAGATTACCCGGAGAAAAGGGGCCTTGGAAAGTGATAGTTTGCCGGGCAAGCTGGCCGATTGTTCGGAGAAAGATCCCGCCGGGTCAGAGATTTACCTGGTAGAGGGGGACTCGGCCGGCGGCTCAGCCAAGCAGGGACGGGACCGCCGTTTTCAGGCCATTTTACCGCTTAAAGGAAAAATTCTTAATGTTGAAAAATCCCGCATTGATAAAATTTTAAATAACGAAGAAATTCGAACAATTATTACTGCGCTGGGATGTGGGATTGGAGAACAAGAGTTTAATATTGAGAAGGCGCGTTATCATAAGGTGATTATCATGACGGATGCGGATGTTGATGGTGCGCACATCCGGACGCTCTTATTAACCTTGTTTTTTCGGCAGATGCGCCAGTTGATAGAGAAAGGCTATATCTACATTGCACAACCGCCGCTTTACCGTGTAAAACGAAATAAAAATGAGAAGTATTTGGACAACGAAGCTCAGTTGGATAAATTTTTGATTGCAGCCGGCGGGGCGGAGGCCAAGCTAACCCGGCTGCGGGATAAAAAGCAAAACCTGGTTTTACAAGGAGTGAAGCTGCTGGAATTCCTGGAAAGCGCGGAAGCGCTGAGTAATCTTCGACCCAAGTTAGTCAGAAGAGGACTTGCGTTGGAGGAATATCTGGAATTACGCCGGGGCAGTAAAAAACTTCCCATGTATGAAGTGATGACGCCCATAGGGCCGCAATATGTTTACAGTGATGAAGATCTGGAGAAGTTGATTGCTAAAATCAAAAAGACCGCGCTCAAAGAGGCGCGCGGAGACAGCGCTGTGAAAAAAACGACTAAGAAAAAAAGCGTTTCTGCGGGTAAGAGTAAAACGCAAGCCATGGCCAAGCCCGATTTGGAGGAAGCTGCCCCGGAAATTGAAGAACCCAAGTATATTGCGGTTAAGGATATCGGTGAGTTACGCTTGGCGGAGGAGTATCTTAAGAAAATTGAAAAAAACGGGATTGATATTGATAAAATTATTGCAGAAGAAAAAGCAAACGAAGACATAAAAAAACCCCGGGTTCTTTTTAATCTGGAAATTAACGAGGAACAGTTTGAGCTGTTTAATTTAGAGCAGGTTTCAAAAATTATCAAGCAGGCCGGGCGAAAAGGGTTGACCATTCAGCGCTACAAAGGCTTGGGTGAAATGAATCCGGATCAATTATGGTCCACGACCATGGATCCGGAATATCGCAAGCTTTTGCAGGTGAAGATTGAAGATGCCACCCGGGCGGATAAAATTTTTACGGTACTTATGGGAGACCAGGTTGAACCACGCCGCAATTTTATTCAGAAGCATGCACCGGAAGTAAAAAATCTGGATGTGTAG